One genomic region from Candidatus Delongbacteria bacterium encodes:
- a CDS encoding ABC transporter ATP-binding protein: MLSVNELNYKYDNNREYTLKSVCFDVYPGNVLLVTGLSGCGKSTLVNCLNGLNPKHYGGKIRGSIRLDGEELINKEIWQFSQNVGTVFQNPASQFFYIKILHELAFGLEYQMIETEDIKKSISNISKKMNIISLLEKNIFSLSSGEKQRVAISSVMLTDQKLLIFDEPTANLDLEGIKEFRKIIKKLKGDGKIIIIVEHRISYLKDIADEVMIMNEGKVLDILSKLEFNRLSEYEELRRNEYINENLKSISSRSRVLYHVENLSYRFKDKIILDKINYDFRRGVISALTGKNGAGKTTFARVLCGLLKRKEGKIKDLENDKYLNSSDQVFGYVSQFADQQLFTDSVYDEIYIGCKLPKHTEEILKEFDLLEKKNMHPHSLSGGEKQRTAIAAMIAVDYNVLILDEPTSGMDGRRLNILTDKLLRLSNLGYSILIITHDPELIQKCCNEILWLEDGKLEEISYTKFYKELEI; the protein is encoded by the coding sequence ATGCTTAGCGTTAATGAATTGAATTATAAATATGATAACAATCGTGAATACACTCTAAAAAGTGTTTGTTTCGATGTTTATCCCGGAAATGTGCTTCTAGTAACGGGGCTTTCAGGATGTGGAAAATCAACCTTAGTAAATTGCCTGAATGGTTTAAACCCAAAACATTATGGCGGTAAAATTAGAGGTAGTATCAGGCTTGATGGTGAGGAGTTAATTAATAAGGAGATTTGGCAGTTCTCCCAAAATGTTGGAACTGTTTTCCAAAATCCAGCATCACAATTTTTCTATATAAAAATTCTTCATGAACTTGCCTTTGGATTAGAATATCAGATGATTGAAACAGAAGACATTAAGAAATCTATATCGAATATCTCAAAAAAGATGAATATTATTAGTCTTCTGGAAAAAAATATTTTCTCGTTATCTTCCGGGGAGAAGCAGAGAGTGGCAATCTCTTCTGTAATGCTTACGGATCAAAAACTGCTAATTTTTGATGAACCAACAGCAAACCTTGATCTTGAAGGCATTAAAGAGTTCAGAAAAATAATAAAAAAACTTAAAGGTGATGGTAAAATTATTATTATTGTGGAACATAGGATCTCTTATCTCAAGGATATTGCTGATGAAGTTATGATAATGAATGAAGGTAAAGTACTAGATATTTTATCAAAACTCGAATTCAACAGACTATCCGAATATGAAGAATTGAGAAGAAATGAATATATTAACGAAAATTTGAAGTCAATTTCTTCTAGAAGTAGAGTGCTCTATCATGTGGAAAATCTATCTTATAGATTTAAAGATAAAATTATCTTGGATAAGATAAATTATGATTTTCGTAGAGGTGTAATAAGTGCTTTGACAGGAAAGAATGGTGCTGGTAAAACAACGTTTGCTAGAGTTCTTTGTGGATTGCTAAAACGTAAAGAAGGAAAGATTAAAGATTTAGAAAATGATAAATACCTTAATTCTTCTGATCAAGTATTCGGTTATGTTTCTCAATTTGCAGACCAGCAATTGTTTACTGACTCTGTTTATGACGAAATCTACATTGGTTGTAAACTTCCAAAACATACTGAAGAGATTTTGAAGGAGTTCGATCTTCTAGAGAAGAAAAATATGCATCCTCATTCTCTATCAGGTGGTGAAAAACAGAGAACTGCTATTGCTGCTATGATTGCGGTGGACTATAATGTTTTAATCCTTGATGAGCCAACCAGTGGAATGGACGGCAGAAGATTAAATATTCTAACCGACAAATTATTAAGACTATCTAATCTTGGTTATTCTATATTAATCATCACACATGATCCTGAGTTAATTCAAAAATGTTGTAACGAGATACTATGGCTAGAGGATGGGAAATTGGAAGAGATTAGTTATACAAAATTTTATAAAGAACTGGAGATATGA
- a CDS encoding DEAD/DEAH box helicase family protein — translation MYESLQLPEQRARVKIDEMLTLAGWEVQNFKEINLGSSFGIAVREYPTDTGPADYILFVDREAIGVIEAKKEGVILTTVEEQTSRYANSKLKWIEDNKKLLFLYESTGIITRFTDNRDIKPRSREIFHFHSPHSLFKKIKNKRGLRERLTDIPPLNNEGLRLCQINAITNLEESLKEARPRALVQMATGSGKTFTAITSIYRLLKFAKAKRILFLVDTKNLGKQADQEFSAFTPNDDNRKFTELYSVQLLNSSFIDSTSQVCISTIQRMYSILSKENIDESAEEINPNELKFTETQAKEVSYNPEIPIDFFDFIVIDECHRSIYNLWKQVLDYFDAFFIGLTATPDKRTFGFFNENVVSEYSHEKAVIDGVNVQGVPYIIETEITSKGSKLTCNQYVDIRNRLTRKSRWTQLDTDIEYSERDLDRKVVNISQIRNIIKAFKEKITTEIFPGRLELPKTLIFAKTDSHADDIIKIIRDEFNESNDFCRKITYSITKNKLKPEDELQKFRTAYNPRIAVTVDMIATGTDIRPLECLLFMRDVKSKGYFEQMKGRGTRTISLDDLRKVTPSARYNKDHYVLIDAVGVSKSVKTDTRPLERNKSVSTKDLMQHIIMGNRNEDYITSLAGRLTMLERQIKPEEKEKIKELTGGKVINDIAGDLLDAFDPDIQIERAKKDFNLDRDTEPSKDQLKSVEKALVKESCKVFDNPKLRDFLIDVRRNLDQVIDTTNLDKVTYAGFKEDIQDFSKTVIEKFKQFIEDNRDEIIAYRIFYNQPYNRKELTFKMIKELNEKLSKSPYDLTPEKIWKAYAQNEENRVKGANSARKLTDIISLLRFEMELVKELRPFDDSVNQNFKEWVFKKNAGHIQFSEEQMEWLRMIKDHIITSVSIDRDDFENTPFAERGGLMKIWNLFGDKMDGVIEELNQALVG, via the coding sequence ATGTACGAATCTCTTCAATTACCTGAACAAAGAGCGAGAGTTAAGATTGATGAAATGTTAACTTTAGCAGGTTGGGAAGTTCAAAACTTTAAAGAAATCAATCTTGGTTCTTCTTTTGGAATAGCTGTAAGAGAGTATCCTACTGATACAGGTCCTGCTGATTACATACTTTTTGTAGATCGAGAAGCTATTGGAGTGATTGAAGCAAAGAAAGAGGGCGTAATACTAACTACAGTTGAAGAGCAAACTTCTAGATATGCGAATAGTAAATTAAAGTGGATTGAAGATAATAAAAAACTACTTTTTTTATATGAAAGTACAGGAATAATTACAAGATTTACTGATAATCGAGATATTAAGCCTCGTTCAAGAGAGATTTTTCATTTTCATTCACCACATTCTTTATTCAAGAAAATAAAAAATAAAAGAGGATTAAGGGAAAGATTAACAGATATTCCACCTCTAAACAATGAAGGCTTGAGATTATGTCAAATCAATGCCATTACAAATCTTGAAGAGTCATTAAAAGAAGCAAGACCAAGAGCCTTAGTACAAATGGCTACAGGTTCTGGCAAAACTTTTACGGCTATTACTTCCATATATAGATTATTAAAATTTGCGAAAGCTAAAAGAATTCTATTTTTAGTTGATACAAAAAATCTAGGCAAACAGGCTGATCAAGAATTCAGTGCCTTTACTCCAAATGATGATAATCGAAAGTTTACAGAACTATACAGTGTGCAACTTCTAAATTCATCATTTATAGATTCTACTTCACAAGTTTGTATTAGTACAATTCAACGAATGTATTCTATTTTAAGCAAAGAAAATATCGACGAGTCTGCTGAAGAAATTAATCCAAATGAGTTGAAATTTACTGAAACTCAAGCCAAAGAAGTAAGTTATAATCCTGAAATCCCTATAGATTTTTTTGATTTTATAGTAATTGATGAGTGTCATAGATCCATTTATAATCTTTGGAAACAAGTATTGGATTATTTCGATGCTTTTTTTATTGGATTAACTGCAACTCCAGATAAAAGAACTTTTGGTTTTTTCAATGAAAATGTAGTAAGTGAATACTCTCATGAGAAGGCGGTAATAGATGGTGTGAATGTTCAGGGTGTTCCATATATTATTGAAACTGAAATCACATCTAAAGGGTCAAAACTTACTTGTAATCAATATGTTGATATTAGAAATAGATTAACTCGAAAAAGCCGATGGACTCAACTTGATACGGATATTGAATATTCAGAAAGAGATCTTGATAGAAAAGTTGTAAATATAAGCCAAATAAGAAATATTATTAAGGCATTCAAAGAAAAAATCACTACAGAAATTTTTCCTGGAAGACTTGAATTGCCAAAAACTCTAATCTTTGCTAAAACAGATAGTCACGCAGATGATATTATCAAAATTATAAGAGATGAGTTTAACGAAAGTAATGATTTTTGCAGAAAAATAACCTATAGTATTACAAAAAATAAATTGAAACCTGAAGATGAATTACAAAAATTCAGAACAGCTTATAATCCAAGAATTGCTGTAACTGTGGATATGATTGCCACTGGAACAGATATAAGACCTTTGGAATGTTTACTTTTTATGCGGGATGTTAAATCAAAAGGTTATTTTGAGCAGATGAAAGGCAGAGGAACCAGAACTATTTCTCTGGATGATTTAAGAAAAGTAACTCCTTCAGCCAGATATAACAAGGATCACTATGTTTTGATTGATGCTGTTGGTGTTTCTAAATCTGTAAAAACAGATACTAGACCACTGGAACGCAACAAATCTGTTTCTACTAAGGATTTGATGCAACATATTATTATGGGAAATCGCAATGAAGATTATATCACCTCTTTAGCAGGAAGATTGACCATGCTGGAACGACAGATCAAGCCGGAAGAGAAAGAGAAAATTAAAGAACTTACAGGCGGTAAAGTCATTAATGATATAGCTGGAGATCTTTTAGATGCCTTTGACCCTGATATTCAAATAGAAAGAGCTAAAAAAGATTTTAATCTTGATAGAGATACAGAGCCAAGTAAAGATCAACTTAAATCAGTTGAAAAAGCATTAGTTAAAGAATCTTGTAAGGTTTTTGATAATCCAAAACTAAGAGACTTTTTAATCGATGTTAGAAGAAATCTTGATCAAGTTATAGATACTACAAATTTGGATAAAGTTACTTATGCTGGATTTAAGGAGGATATTCAGGATTTCAGTAAAACTGTAATAGAGAAGTTTAAACAATTTATTGAAGATAATAGAGACGAAATTATTGCTTATAGGATTTTTTATAATCAGCCTTATAATAGAAAAGAACTTACTTTTAAGATGATTAAGGAGCTTAATGAAAAGCTTTCTAAATCTCCATACGATTTAACACCAGAAAAGATTTGGAAGGCTTATGCTCAAAATGAAGAGAATAGAGTCAAAGGGGCTAATAGTGCTAGAAAGTTAACTGATATTATTTCTCTGTTAAGATTTGAGATGGAACTTGTAAAAGAGTTAAGACCTTTTGACGATAGTGTCAACCAGAACTTCAAAGAGTGGGTTTTCAAGAAAAATGCTGGGCATATTCAGTTTTCGGAGGAGCAGATGGAGTGGTTAAGGATGATAAAAGATCATATCATTACTTCCGTATCAATTGATAGAGATGATTTTGAAAATACACCTTTTGCTGAAAGAGGTGGTTTGATGAAAATCTGGAATCTTTTCGGGGATAAGATGGATGGAGTAATTGAAGAATTGAATCAGGCTTTGGTTGGGTAG
- a CDS encoding ferric reductase-like transmembrane domain-containing protein, translated as MIQIVISILFTIVLLVFRKTIKKHSIWVYLISSIIGIFFSVIFINFYDLLVEDYAKFYYLFSCFESGYLGSIILFLVMFTGVFTRRSPIGKKLYFNRGEFSIFASILLTPHLSYYSYLFFTEFMADFDPEILNLREFFIYITGFLLLILHTPLFITSFYFIRKRMSNTTWKNIQKLAYPFYFLMFVHIILTVFELKFTENGLKTTFYTLFFAVYIIFKIRKLSLNEIYQSR; from the coding sequence ATGATACAAATAGTTATCTCTATATTGTTTACTATAGTTCTTCTTGTTTTTAGAAAAACTATAAAAAAACACTCTATATGGGTTTATCTAATTTCATCAATAATTGGAATTTTCTTTTCTGTAATCTTTATAAATTTTTATGATTTATTAGTCGAAGATTATGCTAAATTTTATTACTTATTTTCCTGTTTTGAGAGTGGTTATTTAGGCTCAATAATTCTATTTTTAGTAATGTTTACCGGTGTTTTCACCCGTAGATCACCTATCGGGAAAAAACTTTATTTCAACAGAGGTGAATTTTCAATCTTTGCTTCAATATTATTGACACCTCATCTTTCATATTACTCATATTTATTTTTCACAGAATTTATGGCTGATTTTGATCCTGAAATTTTGAATTTAAGAGAATTTTTCATTTATATAACTGGGTTTTTGCTTTTAATACTTCATACTCCATTATTCATTACATCATTTTACTTTATTCGCAAAAGAATGAGTAATACTACGTGGAAAAATATTCAGAAATTAGCATATCCCTTCTACTTCTTAATGTTTGTTCATATCATACTAACAGTATTTGAACTTAAATTCACCGAAAATGGTTTAAAAACAACTTTCTATACTTTATTTTTTGCTGTCTACATAATTTTCAAAATAAGGAAACTTAGTTTAAATGAGATTTATCAATCAAGATGA
- a CDS encoding energy-coupling factor transporter transmembrane protein EcfT translates to MRFINQDDFCPIDTRIKILYLLFILSITSFASNSIVIGIYVIMFGKFYLYRKLKLLIFISFVNIIFWYLFTLFLIDPKSPGFDETDFFISMVVKATILGSVSLWFALTTTVYNLVAAIRKLNISQSLVLPFIIAVRFVPTLINEHKQIKESLIVRKLIKPNHFLNLLSFNTFSLLFFPMIIRSIKLSEELAAAGEARGIGRPGKQTFITPPAIKKHDLLFILLITLHIIEFYYLEIYA, encoded by the coding sequence ATGAGATTTATCAATCAAGATGATTTTTGCCCAATAGATACAAGAATAAAAATCTTATATCTACTTTTTATTTTATCTATTACTTCATTTGCTTCAAATAGTATAGTTATTGGAATTTATGTTATAATGTTCGGCAAGTTTTATCTCTATCGAAAATTAAAACTTCTCATCTTTATATCATTTGTAAACATTATATTTTGGTATCTCTTTACACTTTTTTTAATAGATCCCAAATCCCCTGGCTTTGATGAAACCGATTTTTTTATATCAATGGTAGTAAAAGCTACAATCCTTGGTTCTGTTTCTCTTTGGTTTGCCTTGACAACGACTGTTTACAATCTTGTTGCCGCAATAAGAAAACTTAACATCTCTCAATCTTTAGTTCTTCCATTCATTATCGCTGTACGATTTGTGCCAACATTGATAAATGAGCATAAACAGATTAAAGAGTCCCTAATTGTAAGAAAACTTATCAAGCCAAACCATTTTCTAAATTTACTTAGTTTTAATACTTTCTCGCTTCTTTTTTTTCCAATGATAATAAGAAGTATAAAACTTTCAGAAGAACTTGCTGCAGCCGGTGAAGCCAGAGGAATTGGTAGACCAGGGAAGCAGACTTTCATCACTCCTCCAGCGATAAAAAAACATGATCTTCTATTTATACTTCTTATTACACTGCATATAATAGAGTTTTATTATCTGGAGATTTATGCTTAG
- a CDS encoding FMN-binding protein: protein MKKITPIIFIIAALMELLSFDRADVSDSKFKSLSEKYLDTDNYIYVSNEKYRFSYIDENKDRRFFILTSDYFKDFGYEGYTNLAIVFNNKKEIEELKIYKSSDTKSYVRKIQFSSFPKKLASYRSGDEIDCITSATVTCKVMISTVEKCYFLMDSIFNVENSNVVNSKIIGIAK, encoded by the coding sequence ATGAAAAAGATAACACCTATTATTTTCATAATAGCAGCTCTGATGGAGCTGCTATCTTTTGATAGAGCAGATGTTTCAGATAGTAAATTTAAGTCTTTATCGGAAAAGTATCTTGATACAGATAATTATATTTATGTTTCTAATGAAAAATATAGATTTTCGTACATTGATGAAAACAAAGACAGAAGATTTTTTATTTTGACAAGTGATTATTTCAAGGATTTCGGATATGAAGGATATACAAATTTGGCAATTGTTTTTAATAACAAGAAAGAGATTGAAGAACTTAAAATTTATAAAAGCAGTGATACCAAATCTTATGTCAGAAAGATTCAATTTTCCAGCTTTCCAAAGAAATTAGCTTCCTATAGATCAGGTGACGAGATTGACTGCATTACAAGTGCAACTGTAACCTGTAAGGTAATGATATCAACTGTTGAAAAATGCTATTTTCTGATGGATTCGATATTTAATGTTGAAAATTCTAATGTCGTAAACAGTAAAATAATAGGAATAGCTAAATGA
- a CDS encoding restriction endonuclease subunit S, producing MSIEINELPRGWVYTKLGSVLKSEKGKKPKNLSELFDKNYDIPYVDIKAFEKGIICQFTDGYKCNLCSKEDILIVWDGARSGLIGRGIAGAIGSTLAKIYTYFLDKSLVYYFLLSQYKYLNTNTKGVGIPHLDPKILWEIAFPLPPLPEQHRIVAKIEQLFSELDKGIESLKKAQAQLKVYRQSVLKHAFEGKLTEEWRKENQDKLKSADILLEEIKTVRIEKYEEDLLKWKEDCKNATTKGEKKPAKPRKPDELPPLTQDELKELPELPSGWCWGKLGDIADKITDGEHFRPKTVENGVYFLSAKDIQDNHIDFSNPLFITKEDSIKFRKRCNPEKNDILIVSRGATVGRMCVVKTDELFCLLGSVILLKINYLLSSNYFNYSIKSPFLQKKLLGLSGSTAQQAIYLRDLIDINIPFPSLPEQNQIVKEIESRLSVCDNMEKSIEQSLKQAELLRQSILKKAFSGKLVPQDPSDEPAEKLLERIKMEMNLKN from the coding sequence ATGAGTATAGAAATTAATGAGTTACCAAGAGGTTGGGTTTATACAAAACTTGGATCAGTGTTAAAATCAGAAAAAGGTAAAAAGCCTAAAAACCTATCTGAATTATTCGATAAAAATTATGATATACCATATGTTGATATTAAAGCCTTTGAAAAAGGAATAATATGTCAATTTACAGATGGTTATAAATGCAACTTATGTTCTAAAGAAGACATTTTGATTGTATGGGATGGTGCTAGAAGTGGACTTATAGGTAGAGGTATTGCTGGAGCAATAGGTTCAACTTTAGCAAAAATATATACTTATTTCTTAGACAAATCTTTAGTTTACTATTTTTTGTTAAGTCAGTATAAATATCTTAATACCAATACGAAAGGTGTAGGAATACCACATTTAGATCCAAAGATACTTTGGGAAATAGCCTTCCCTCTTCCTCCGCTCCCTGAACAGCACAGAATTGTAGCTAAAATAGAACAACTCTTTTCTGAACTTGATAAAGGAATTGAATCTTTAAAAAAAGCTCAGGCTCAGTTAAAAGTTTACAGACAATCGGTTTTAAAACATGCTTTTGAGGGAAAACTAACGGAAGAATGGCGAAAAGAGAATCAGGATAAACTAAAAAGTGCTGATATTTTACTGGAAGAAATCAAAACTGTAAGAATTGAAAAGTATGAAGAAGATCTTTTGAAGTGGAAAGAAGATTGTAAGAATGCTACTACAAAAGGAGAAAAGAAGCCAGCTAAACCAAGAAAGCCAGATGAACTACCTCCACTAACTCAGGATGAGTTGAAGGAATTGCCAGAACTTCCAAGTGGATGGTGTTGGGGGAAATTAGGAGATATCGCTGATAAAATAACAGATGGAGAGCATTTTAGACCTAAAACTGTTGAAAATGGAGTTTATTTTCTTTCAGCAAAAGATATTCAAGATAATCATATCGATTTTAGTAATCCTCTATTTATTACAAAGGAAGATTCAATTAAATTTAGAAAAAGATGTAATCCTGAAAAAAATGATATTTTGATTGTAAGTCGTGGTGCTACAGTAGGAAGAATGTGTGTTGTTAAAACAGATGAATTGTTCTGTTTGCTGGGAAGTGTGATATTGTTAAAGATAAACTATTTACTTTCAAGTAATTATTTTAACTACAGTATAAAATCTCCATTTCTTCAAAAAAAACTTTTAGGGTTATCTGGATCAACAGCACAACAAGCTATTTATCTAAGAGATTTAATTGATATCAATATTCCTTTTCCTTCTCTCCCAGAGCAAAACCAAATAGTCAAAGAAATAGAATCTCGTCTTTCTGTTTGTGACAATATGGAAAAATCTATAGAACAAAGCTTAAAACAGGCTGAGCTGCTCCGCCAAAGTATTTTGAAAAAAGCCTTTTCCGGTAAGCTTGTTCCTCAAGATCCAAGTGATGAACCGGCTGAAAAATTACTGGAAAGAATCAAGATGGAGATGAATCTTAAAAACTGA
- a CDS encoding DUF1016 family protein produces MSNLINYKPFLAKILNQIESARYEMLKTVSNHTVILYWNIGKSVSEQMRNEGWGKSIVEILAKDLQNSFPGVRGFSSRNIWRMKTLYENYATDKILPLLVAEIGWTQNCIILEKCKEPVKREYYLRKTKEMGWSKLDLLDKIKKNYFENQALAQNNFAETVPVEIKAKSAWEFVDDYNIELLNPDQPFSEKKVENAIVNNVVQFLGEMGGSFAFIGRQYRIEFNEKEYFIDLMFFNLKLNCYVVFELKAREFLPQDMGQVQWYMQLVNKEIKEEYHNPTIGIILCRDKDRMVVEYMLESTKNPIGIATYNHYESLPEEYAKYLPNEEKIIKRLANIGIGKSEIKRNKNK; encoded by the coding sequence ATGTCAAATCTGATTAACTATAAACCCTTTCTGGCAAAAATCTTAAATCAGATAGAGTCAGCCAGATATGAGATGCTTAAAACTGTAAGCAATCACACTGTAATACTCTATTGGAATATAGGAAAATCAGTTAGCGAGCAGATGCGGAATGAAGGATGGGGCAAATCAATTGTAGAAATTTTGGCAAAAGACTTACAAAATTCATTCCCCGGAGTTCGTGGCTTTTCTTCCAGGAATATCTGGAGAATGAAAACATTATATGAAAATTATGCTACAGATAAAATTCTGCCACTATTGGTGGCAGAAATTGGTTGGACTCAAAACTGCATCATTTTAGAAAAGTGCAAAGAACCGGTAAAAAGGGAATATTACCTTAGAAAAACTAAGGAAATGGGTTGGTCTAAACTTGATTTACTGGATAAAATAAAGAAAAATTATTTTGAGAATCAGGCTTTAGCCCAAAATAATTTTGCTGAAACAGTTCCTGTTGAAATAAAAGCAAAGTCTGCCTGGGAATTTGTAGATGATTATAATATTGAACTTCTTAATCCTGACCAGCCATTTAGTGAAAAGAAAGTTGAAAACGCAATCGTTAATAATGTTGTTCAGTTTCTGGGGGAAATGGGCGGTAGTTTTGCCTTTATTGGTAGACAATACAGAATAGAATTTAATGAAAAAGAGTACTTTATTGATCTGATGTTTTTTAATCTTAAGTTAAATTGCTATGTGGTATTTGAATTGAAAGCCCGGGAATTTCTGCCTCAGGATATGGGTCAGGTTCAGTGGTATATGCAGCTTGTAAATAAAGAGATTAAAGAAGAGTATCATAATCCAACCATTGGCATTATTCTTTGCCGTGATAAAGATAGAATGGTAGTTGAATATATGTTGGAAAGTACAAAAAATCCGATAGGAATTGCAACATATAATCATTATGAAAGTTTACCAGAAGAGTATGCTAAGTATCTGCCAAACGAAGAAAAAATAATTAAAAGACTGGCAAATATTGGAATTGGAAAATCAGAAATCAAAAGGAATAAAAATAAATGA
- a CDS encoding SAM-dependent DNA methyltransferase, whose translation MTNNLVQKIWSFCDTLRDDGVSYGDYLEQITYLLFLKMAHEYSKPPYSRDTHIPSDYNWESLNHLNGAELESHYVAVLRELGQEKGMIGQIFFKAQNKIQDPAKLHKLVKLIDAENWIMLGSDVKGDIYEGLLEKNAEDTKSGAGQYFTPRVLIKAMVECVRPKPGKTIADPACGTGGFFLAAYDFLSDRTNYQLDKDEKEFLKYKTFRGNEIVPNTARLALMNLFLHNIGDLNSEPPIKRNDSLIADNGERFDYVLANPPFGKKSSMTITKDDGSVAKDALTYSRQDFWTTTSNKQLNFVQHIRTMLKIDGRAAVVVPDNVLFEGGAGETVRKRLLETCDLHTILRLPTGIFYANGVKANVIFFDNKPASKTAHTTEIWIYDLRTNKHFTLKKNTLTFEDLKEFITCYNPDNRFIRKETERFKKYTYEEVIARDKTSLDIFWLKDDSLGDLENLPEPDVLANEIIENIEAGLDSFKEIAAILEEE comes from the coding sequence ATGACAAACAATTTAGTGCAAAAAATATGGTCATTTTGTGACACTTTAAGAGATGATGGAGTAAGTTATGGCGATTATCTGGAACAGATAACTTATTTACTTTTTTTGAAAATGGCTCATGAATATTCAAAGCCACCGTACAGCAGAGATACCCATATTCCAAGTGATTATAATTGGGAAAGCTTAAACCATTTAAATGGAGCTGAGCTTGAAAGTCATTATGTTGCTGTTTTACGAGAGTTAGGGCAAGAAAAGGGTATGATTGGTCAAATTTTTTTTAAAGCTCAAAATAAAATACAAGATCCTGCAAAACTACACAAACTTGTAAAACTGATTGATGCAGAGAATTGGATCATGCTGGGAAGTGATGTTAAAGGTGACATTTACGAAGGATTATTGGAAAAGAATGCTGAAGATACTAAAAGTGGAGCAGGACAATACTTTACACCTAGAGTTTTAATCAAGGCAATGGTAGAATGTGTCAGACCAAAACCCGGTAAAACGATTGCTGATCCTGCATGCGGAACTGGGGGATTCTTTTTAGCTGCTTATGACTTTTTATCAGATAGGACAAATTATCAACTTGACAAGGATGAAAAAGAGTTTTTGAAATACAAAACTTTTAGGGGTAATGAGATTGTTCCCAATACTGCTAGATTAGCTTTAATGAACCTTTTCTTGCACAATATTGGCGATCTAAATTCAGAACCGCCAATTAAAAGAAATGACAGTTTGATAGCAGATAATGGAGAACGCTTTGATTATGTTTTAGCAAATCCTCCTTTTGGGAAGAAAAGTAGTATGACAATTACCAAAGATGATGGGTCGGTTGCCAAAGATGCATTAACATATTCCAGACAGGATTTTTGGACAACTACAAGTAATAAGCAATTGAATTTCGTTCAACATATCAGAACAATGCTCAAAATTGATGGAAGAGCTGCTGTTGTTGTTCCTGATAATGTACTTTTTGAAGGTGGAGCTGGTGAAACCGTGAGGAAAAGACTTCTAGAAACTTGTGATTTGCATACTATACTGAGATTACCTACAGGTATTTTTTATGCTAATGGTGTCAAAGCAAATGTTATTTTTTTTGACAATAAACCTGCTAGTAAAACAGCACATACTACTGAAATTTGGATTTATGATTTAAGAACCAACAAACATTTTACACTTAAGAAAAATACTTTAACTTTCGAAGATTTGAAGGAGTTTATAACCTGTTATAATCCAGATAACCGGTTTATCAGAAAAGAGACAGAAAGATTTAAGAAATATACTTACGAGGAAGTAATTGCAAGAGATAAAACAAGTCTGGATATATTCTGGCTGAAAGATGATAGTTTGGGAGATCTGGAGAATCTACCAGAACCAGATGTTTTAGCAAATGAAATAATTGAAAATATAGAAGCAGGATTGGACAGCTTCAAAGAGATTGCTGCTATTCTAGAAGAAGAGTGA